The following are from one region of the Etheostoma spectabile isolate EspeVRDwgs_2016 chromosome 2, UIUC_Espe_1.0, whole genome shotgun sequence genome:
- the rab3da gene encoding RAB3D, member RAS oncogene family, a: MALARDSGAGQEQRDAADQNFDYMFKLLIIGNSSVGKTSFLFRFADDSFTSAFVSTVGIDFKVKTIYRNDKRVKLQIWDTAGQERYRTITTAYYRGAMGFLLMYDITSQETFCAVQDWATQIKTYSWGNAQVVLLGNKLDLEEDRQVPTEDAQRLAAELGFEFFETSAKDNINVKQVFEKLVDVICEKMNESVNGDANPLANHKEAGLKETPRSSTGGCAC; this comes from the exons ATGGCACTGGCCAGAGATTCAGGGGCGGGCCAGGAACAGAGAGATGCAGCCGACCAAAACTTTGACTACATGTTTAAGCTGCTGATCATCGGCAACAGCAGTGTGGGAAAGACATCCTTCCTGTTCCGCTTTGCAGATGACTCCTTCACTTCAGCCTTTGTCAGCACAGTGGGCATCGACTTCAAAGTCAAGACCATCTACAGGAACGACAAGCGGGTCAAACTTCAGATCTGG GACACAGCCGGGCAGGAGCGCTACCGGACCATCACTACAGCTTACTACAGAGGAGCCATGGGATTCCTGCTAATGTATGATATCACAAGCCAGGAGACGTTCTGTGCTGTACAGGACTG GGCAACCCAGATCAAGACGTACTCGTGGGGCAACGCTCAAGTAGTGCTGTTAGGCAATAAGCTGGACCTGGAAGAGGACAGGCAGGTCCCCACTGAAGATGCCCAAAGATTGGCTGCAGAGCTTG gCTTTGAGTTCTTTGAGACCAGTGCCAAAGACAACATCAACGTGAAGCAGGTTTTTGAGAAGCTGGTTGACGTCATCTGCGAGAAGATGAACGAGAGTGTCAACGGTGATGCCAATCCGTTAGCCAATCACAAGGAGGCCGGCCTAAAGGAGACACCCCGCAGCAGCACGGGTGGCTGCGCATGCTGA
- the pld6 gene encoding mitochondrial cardiolipin hydrolase encodes MSMMWTVKVVSLGVVGLSLSVELLVWLLRRLRTGRTLNEVLFFPSEMACVEHIFSPSSPHSCFCSLPHGIETSFTRFLRRILSATSSLDLCVFAFSNMDLSRAVLGLHRRGVTIRVLTDKDYAAITGSQIGVLRKAGICVRCDVGSVHMHHKFALVDGRLLITGSLNWTLTAVQSNMENVIVTDEPDLVQPFIKEFHRLWMHNDPARYLHSSDQKPAHSTTRTLD; translated from the exons ATGTCAATGATGTGGACGGTGAAGGTGGTCAGCCTGGGTGTGGTGGGCCTCTCTCTCAGTGTGGAGCTGCTTGTCTGGCTCCTCCGTCGCCTCAGGACTGGAAGAACCCTCAATGAGGTCCTCTTCTTTCCCTCAGAGATGGCCTGTGTGGAACACATCTTCTCTCCCTCGTCGCCTCA TTCCTGTTTCTGCTCGTTGCCTCATGGCATTGAGACCTCTTTCACTCGTTTTCTTCGCCGCATCCTGTCTGCTACCTCCTCCCTGGACTTGTGTGTCTTTGCCTTCTCCAACATGGACCTGAGCAGGGCTGTACTAGGGCTACATCGCAGGGGCGTCACCATCCGAGTCCTCACTGATAAGGATTACGCCGCCATCACCGGCTCCCAGATAGGGGTCCTCCGCAAGGCTG GGATCTGTGTACGATGCGACGTGGGCTCTGTTCACATGCACCACAAGTTTGCCTTGGTAGACGGTCGGCTGCTCATCACCGGCTCCCTCAACTGGACGCTGACAGCAGTGCAGAGCAACATGGAGAACGTCATTGTCACCGATGAGCCAGACCTGGTGCAACCCTTCATCAAGGAGTTCCACAGGTTGTGGATGCACAACGATCCAGCCCGATACCTCCACTCAAGTGACCAAAAACCTGCTCACAGTACCACCAGAACCTTGGACTAA
- the LOC116702966 gene encoding transcription elongation factor 1 homolog codes for MGRRKSKRKPPPKKKMTGDLDSQFTCPFCNHEKSCDVKMERSRNTGIISCTVCLEEFQTPITYLSEPVDVYSDWIDACEAANQ; via the exons ATGGGTCGCCGAAAGTCCAAAAGAAAGCCTCCTCCTAAAAAGAAGATGACAGGAGATCTGGACTCTCAGTTCACCTGTCCATTCTGCAACCACGAAAAGTCATGTgatgtcaaaat GGAGAGAAGCAGAAATACTGGTATAATATCATGCACGGTCTGCTTGGAGGAGTTCCAGACCCCCATAACCT ATCTGTCAGAGCCAGTTGACGTGTACAGTGATTGGATAGATGCCTGTGAAGCAGCCAATCAGTAG